In a single window of the Mucilaginibacter defluvii genome:
- a CDS encoding DUF885 domain-containing protein produces the protein MMINTRTLYKLLVTAICGFTFFTACKKDGMGGQISDEEKNNESFTRYEGKFLDELWKLNPDWATSVGYHMYDSVLLTPADQKKKLVDFAKNHLDSLSHYPQNELTSSNRMDYYLIQNYLRKTQWTYSSLKAYEWDPTSYNVIGTFAYILNEKYAPLAKRLKSFYQKMETIPAYYKDAQKLVKSPVPELTDLAIDQLNGGAGVIEKDFIDSLTKSSITDAEQKLMRERAKTSLAAIRGFTAWLKTIRSDKGRSFRLGKSLYDEKFAYEIESNLTSQQMFNAAVERKKVLHKEMIKLSKELWPKYMGDKKMPSDSLALVGDVIEMLSLKHVEPAQFQSAIEKQIPKLSAFVKEKELLTMDPTKPLVVRREPAYMAGVAGASVSSPGPYEKNGNTYYNVGSLDGWDKERAESYLREYNNYTLQILNIHEAIPGHYTQLVYANKTPSLIKAIMGNGAMVEGWAVYSEEMMLDAGYGNNEPEMRLMWCKWNLRAVCNAILDYNVHAGSMTREQALKLLIKEAFQQQAEAEGKWKRVTVSNVQLTSYFTGYHDIKQLREEYKKKMADKYRLKEFNEKFLSYGSAPVKYIKEAMLTNEVEKPGDKKADQPEDAENKKEPKTQEKKPAKTDTGDKKKS, from the coding sequence ATGATGATCAATACCCGCACCCTTTATAAATTATTGGTTACAGCCATTTGCGGCTTCACTTTTTTTACTGCCTGTAAAAAGGACGGCATGGGTGGCCAAATCTCTGACGAGGAAAAAAACAACGAATCATTCACCCGTTACGAGGGCAAGTTTTTAGACGAGCTTTGGAAGCTTAACCCGGATTGGGCTACGTCCGTTGGCTACCATATGTATGATAGCGTGTTACTAACACCTGCCGACCAGAAGAAGAAACTGGTTGACTTTGCCAAAAACCACCTCGACTCGTTGAGCCATTACCCGCAAAACGAGCTTACTTCGAGCAACCGCATGGATTATTATCTCATCCAAAACTATCTGCGTAAAACGCAATGGACTTACAGCTCGCTTAAGGCTTATGAGTGGGATCCGACATCGTACAACGTAATCGGCACTTTTGCGTATATTTTGAACGAAAAGTATGCGCCGCTCGCCAAAAGACTTAAGAGCTTTTATCAGAAGATGGAAACCATACCTGCCTACTATAAGGATGCACAAAAGCTGGTTAAAAGCCCCGTTCCGGAACTTACCGACCTGGCGATAGACCAGCTAAACGGGGGCGCAGGTGTAATCGAAAAGGATTTTATTGATTCGCTTACCAAAAGCAGCATTACGGATGCGGAGCAAAAACTCATGCGCGAACGGGCAAAAACAAGCTTAGCTGCCATACGTGGCTTTACCGCCTGGCTAAAAACCATCCGCAGCGATAAAGGCCGCAGCTTCAGGCTGGGCAAATCATTATATGACGAAAAGTTTGCTTACGAAATAGAATCAAACCTTACCTCACAGCAAATGTTCAATGCGGCGGTTGAACGCAAAAAGGTGCTACACAAGGAAATGATCAAGCTTAGCAAAGAGTTGTGGCCGAAATACATGGGCGATAAAAAAATGCCGTCGGACTCGCTGGCACTTGTGGGCGATGTGATAGAGATGCTTTCTCTGAAGCACGTTGAACCGGCACAATTTCAATCGGCCATTGAAAAACAGATACCCAAGCTAAGCGCCTTTGTTAAAGAAAAGGAATTGCTCACCATGGATCCAACCAAGCCGCTGGTTGTGCGCAGGGAGCCTGCTTATATGGCCGGCGTTGCGGGTGCATCTGTATCATCGCCGGGACCATACGAAAAAAACGGCAATACCTATTATAACGTGGGCAGTTTAGATGGCTGGGACAAAGAACGCGCCGAAAGCTATTTGCGCGAGTATAATAACTACACCTTGCAAATACTCAACATACACGAGGCGATACCCGGACATTATACCCAATTGGTTTACGCCAACAAAACGCCAAGCCTTATAAAAGCAATTATGGGCAACGGCGCTATGGTTGAAGGCTGGGCTGTTTATAGCGAAGAGATGATGCTGGATGCCGGCTACGGCAACAACGAACCCGAAATGCGTCTGATGTGGTGCAAATGGAACCTGCGTGCCGTATGCAACGCCATATTAGACTACAATGTACACGCCGGCAGCATGACGCGCGAGCAGGCGCTGAAGCTACTTATCAAAGAGGCCTTCCAGCAACAGGCCGAAGCCGAGGGTAAATGGAAGCGCGTAACAGTAAGCAACGTGCAGTTAACCAGTTATTTCACCGGTTATCATGATATAAAACAACTGCGCGAAGAGTACAAGAAAAAAATGGCCGACAAGTACCGCCTCAAAGAATTTAACGAGAAATTTTTAAGCTACGGCAGTGCCCCTGTTAAATACATCAAGGAAGCGATGCTGACTAACGAAGTTGAAAAGCCGGGCGACAAAAAAGCCGATCAGCCTGAAGATGCCGAGAACAAAAAGGAACCTAAAACCCAGGAAAAGAAACCGGCTAAAACCGATACCGGCGATAAAAAGAAATCATAA
- a CDS encoding outer membrane beta-barrel protein, translating to MKKVLAAMLLCVASLAAFAQTEKGTQNIGASFAIQNTDSKNTYFNGVGNTTDKNKLNAYSVSANYGYFIADKLDIGVSAGYDFQENRQESDNSDYLQKYKGLFAGVQLRKYILFNDKVGIRTGPSLQYSRDRQTSNFNEESDNVTTTNSYTGRVGLDFVFYSTKHLGVTSNIANVSYSHSKSTGYNTGSANTFSANLVNYLNLGFFYSW from the coding sequence ATGAAAAAAGTTCTTGCTGCAATGCTGCTATGCGTTGCTTCCTTAGCTGCCTTTGCCCAAACCGAAAAGGGAACACAGAATATCGGTGCTTCATTCGCCATCCAAAATACTGATAGTAAGAATACCTATTTTAACGGAGTTGGCAACACAACAGATAAGAACAAATTAAATGCATACAGCGTAAGCGCTAACTATGGCTATTTTATAGCTGATAAACTGGACATTGGCGTATCGGCCGGTTACGATTTTCAGGAAAACCGTCAGGAAAGCGATAATTCTGATTATTTGCAAAAATACAAGGGCTTATTTGCTGGCGTACAATTACGTAAATACATACTCTTTAACGATAAAGTAGGCATACGCACAGGGCCGTCTTTGCAATATTCTCGCGACAGGCAAACATCCAATTTTAATGAAGAATCAGACAATGTAACTACTACCAACAGCTATACCGGACGTGTAGGACTTGATTTCGTGTTCTATTCTACTAAACATTTGGGCGTAACTTCAAATATTGCTAATGTATCCTACAGTCATTCTAAATCAACAGGATACAACACCGGCTCAGCCAATACTTTCAGCGCCAATTTAGTCAATTACCTAAACCTTGGTTTTTTCTATAGCTGGTAG
- a CDS encoding EcsC family protein, producing MTTYEQQAYIQLEFWQHRMQKKPSLGNRIAKRLQTKLNNIIPEKVHAAITTAIEKMIKGVLFGAKHVTKAPLADASLQMREAYVKEQIEFYKRTASVEGAVTGAGGILMGLADFPILIGIKIKLLFEIAALYGYDVHDYKERLYILYIFQLAFSSQQERNVVYQKIAAWQGYSQGLPDDEQEFDWRTFQQEYRDYIDLAKMAQLIPFIGAAVGAVVNYRLLNQLGETAMNCYRMRKISPLKILTYPTP from the coding sequence ATGACAACTTATGAGCAGCAGGCATACATACAATTGGAGTTTTGGCAGCACCGCATGCAAAAAAAGCCTTCGCTGGGCAACCGTATAGCCAAGAGGCTGCAAACCAAGCTCAATAATATTATACCTGAAAAGGTACACGCCGCCATAACCACAGCCATCGAGAAGATGATAAAGGGAGTGCTCTTCGGCGCAAAGCATGTCACCAAAGCTCCGCTTGCTGATGCTTCACTACAAATGCGCGAAGCATACGTTAAGGAGCAAATTGAGTTTTATAAACGCACAGCATCGGTTGAGGGTGCTGTTACCGGCGCAGGCGGCATCTTGATGGGGCTGGCCGATTTCCCGATACTGATCGGTATAAAAATAAAATTGCTATTTGAAATAGCCGCCCTTTATGGTTACGATGTTCACGATTACAAAGAGCGGTTGTATATACTCTACATTTTCCAGCTGGCATTTAGCAGCCAGCAGGAGCGCAACGTAGTTTATCAAAAGATAGCTGCGTGGCAGGGCTACAGCCAGGGCCTGCCTGATGATGAACAGGAGTTTGACTGGCGAACCTTTCAACAGGAATACAGGGATTACATTGACCTGGCTAAAATGGCACAGCTCATCCCTTTTATTGGCGCGGCTGTTGGCGCAGTTGTGAACTACCGGCTACTGAACCAACTGGGTGAAACCGCCATGAATTGCTATAGGATGCGTAAAATTAGTCCGCTAAAAATTTTAACCTACCCTACACCTTAA
- the ligA gene encoding NAD-dependent DNA ligase LigA, which produces MSSNEVKKQIEALTAELKQHNYNYYVLAMPTIADYDFDQKLKQLAELERQHPDFADPDSPTQKVGGEVTKEFVTVRHRWPMLSLGNTYNAQELLDFDQRVRKAIGDNFEYVCELKFDGLSMSLTYEHGQLARAVTRGDGVQGDDVTTNIRTIHTIPKKLNKGDYPEFFEIRGEVFMHRKAFERLNNERIENGEIPYANPRNFASGTVKMQDSAEVAKRPLDCFLYGLYTDRTLFKTHWESLEALEKWGFNVNDHSRLCGNIDQVLEFITYWDTERFNLSYDIDGIVIKVNNYGQQQELGFTAKSPRWAISYKFKAERVETELLSVSYQVGRTGAVTPVANLQPVLLAGTTVKRATLHNANEIIRLDLHEGDSVYVEKGGEIIPKIISVNTEKRHQNAVPVEYITNCPACGTHLERKEGEAAFYCPNDEGCPPQIVGKMQHFINRKAMNIDGLGDETIETLYQKGLLRHISDIYRLHKHADVLKHMDRFGEKSITNMLDGIERSKQMPFERVLFGLGIRYVGATVAKKLALHFKNIDALSRATYDELIAAEEIGDRIALSLIEYFSGDVHQQEIENLKNEGLQLAIEEKEITLASDKLAGKTFIISGVFEKFSRDELKDIIEQNGGKILSSISAKLNYLVAGDNMGPAKLEKANKLNIPIISDDELMGMI; this is translated from the coding sequence ATGTCATCTAACGAGGTAAAAAAGCAGATCGAGGCGCTCACCGCGGAACTTAAACAACACAATTATAATTATTATGTGCTGGCAATGCCCACCATTGCCGACTACGATTTTGACCAGAAATTAAAGCAGCTGGCCGAATTGGAAAGGCAGCACCCGGATTTTGCTGATCCTGATTCGCCTACCCAAAAGGTAGGCGGCGAAGTTACCAAGGAGTTTGTAACCGTTAGGCACCGCTGGCCTATGCTGTCATTAGGCAATACCTACAACGCGCAGGAATTGCTTGATTTTGACCAGCGTGTACGCAAAGCAATCGGCGACAACTTTGAGTATGTATGTGAGCTTAAATTTGACGGGCTCTCCATGAGTTTAACTTATGAGCACGGGCAACTGGCCCGGGCGGTAACCCGTGGCGACGGCGTACAGGGCGATGACGTAACCACTAACATACGCACCATACATACCATCCCAAAAAAACTTAACAAGGGCGACTACCCCGAATTTTTTGAAATTCGCGGCGAAGTATTTATGCACCGCAAAGCCTTTGAACGCCTTAACAATGAGCGTATTGAAAACGGCGAAATACCCTATGCCAACCCGCGTAACTTTGCCTCCGGCACGGTAAAAATGCAGGACTCGGCCGAGGTAGCTAAACGCCCTTTGGATTGTTTTTTATACGGATTATATACCGACCGGACTTTGTTTAAAACCCATTGGGAAAGCCTTGAAGCGCTTGAGAAATGGGGTTTTAATGTGAACGATCATAGTCGTTTATGCGGTAATATAGATCAGGTTCTGGAGTTTATTACCTACTGGGATACAGAGCGTTTTAACCTGAGCTATGATATTGACGGCATTGTAATCAAAGTAAACAACTATGGCCAGCAGCAGGAGCTGGGCTTTACAGCCAAATCACCGCGTTGGGCCATATCCTATAAATTTAAAGCCGAACGCGTTGAAACTGAATTATTAAGTGTAAGCTACCAGGTAGGCCGTACAGGCGCGGTTACGCCCGTAGCCAATTTACAACCGGTTTTACTGGCGGGTACCACGGTTAAACGCGCCACGCTGCATAATGCCAATGAGATCATCAGGCTTGATCTGCACGAGGGCGACAGTGTTTATGTTGAAAAAGGCGGCGAGATCATCCCCAAGATCATCAGCGTAAATACCGAAAAAAGGCATCAGAATGCTGTGCCGGTTGAATACATTACTAATTGCCCGGCCTGCGGCACACACCTTGAGCGCAAGGAGGGCGAGGCTGCATTTTATTGCCCTAATGATGAAGGATGCCCTCCACAAATTGTTGGTAAAATGCAACACTTTATTAACCGCAAGGCCATGAACATTGACGGCTTAGGTGACGAAACCATCGAAACGCTTTATCAAAAAGGTTTGCTGCGCCACATAAGCGACATCTATCGCCTGCATAAACATGCTGATGTGCTGAAGCACATGGATCGCTTTGGCGAAAAATCGATCACCAACATGCTGGATGGCATTGAGCGTTCAAAACAAATGCCTTTTGAACGTGTGCTGTTTGGCTTGGGTATACGTTACGTTGGTGCTACGGTTGCCAAAAAGCTTGCGCTTCATTTTAAAAATATTGATGCGCTAAGTAGAGCCACTTACGATGAACTGATAGCCGCCGAAGAAATTGGCGACCGTATAGCCCTAAGCCTGATTGAATATTTTAGCGGCGACGTACATCAGCAGGAAATAGAAAACCTAAAAAACGAAGGCCTGCAATTAGCGATTGAGGAAAAGGAGATAACCCTGGCCAGCGACAAGCTCGCCGGTAAAACCTTTATTATTTCGGGCGTTTTCGAGAAATTTTCGCGCGATGAGCTGAAAGATATTATTGAGCAAAATGGTGGTAAAATACTCAGCAGCATATCAGCCAAGCTAAACTATTTGGTTGCAGGTGACAACATGGGCCCGGCAAAGCTCGAGAAAGCCAATAAGCTGAATATACCGATCATTAGCGATGATGAGTTGATGGGAATGATTTAG
- a CDS encoding adenylate kinase: protein MLNLVLFGPPGAGKGTQSQKLIDKYGLIHLSTGDLLRGEISQGTELGLEAKKLMDEGLLVPDAVVIGMISNKLDANKDAKGFIFDGFPRTVAQAEALDALLESKASAISGMIALEVDDDELERRLLLRGKDSGRPDDADPAIIRKRIKEYNDKTTPVAGYYKNQDKFTSINGIGSIDEIFSAIVAVIEKY from the coding sequence ATGCTAAACTTGGTTTTGTTCGGCCCTCCCGGCGCAGGCAAGGGCACTCAATCACAAAAACTTATTGACAAATACGGGCTGATTCACCTTTCAACCGGCGATTTGCTGCGTGGCGAAATTTCGCAGGGCACCGAGCTTGGTTTAGAGGCCAAAAAACTGATGGACGAAGGTTTATTAGTACCTGATGCCGTAGTTATCGGCATGATCAGTAATAAGCTGGATGCGAATAAGGATGCTAAAGGGTTTATTTTTGACGGTTTTCCACGCACGGTTGCACAAGCCGAAGCTTTAGACGCATTGCTTGAATCAAAAGCATCAGCCATTTCAGGCATGATAGCCCTTGAGGTTGATGACGATGAACTGGAACGCCGCCTTTTGCTTCGCGGTAAAGACTCAGGCCGCCCTGACGATGCCGACCCGGCCATCATCCGTAAACGCATTAAAGAGTACAACGATAAAACCACACCGGTTGCCGGTTACTACAAAAACCAGGATAAATTTACCAGCATTAACGGCATTGGCTCAATAGATGAGATATTTAGCGCCATTGTAGCGGTAATTGAAAAATATTAA
- the obgE gene encoding GTPase ObgE translates to MAQGSNFVDYVKICCRSGHGGAGSTHLHRDKHTAKGGPDGGDGGRGGHVIVKGNAQLWTLLHLKYRKHVIAGNGDPGSSALCTGKTGRDEILEVPLGTIAKDAETGEVIFEISHDGETKILTPGGRGGLGNWHFKTSTQQTPRFAQPGEPGQEVWNILELKLLADVGLVGFPNAGKSTLLSVVSAAKPEIADYAFTTLVPNLGIVSYRDNKSFVMADIPGIIEGASQGKGLGFRFLRHIERNSVLLFMVPADTTRTITQEYEILQHELQEYNPELMHKPRVLAITKSDMLDDELTEEMKQQVPKGIPYVFISSVAQKNLDKLKDLLWQAINQ, encoded by the coding sequence ATGGCTCAGGGCTCCAATTTTGTTGATTATGTGAAGATATGCTGCCGCTCAGGGCATGGGGGTGCAGGCTCTACGCATTTACACCGCGATAAGCATACCGCTAAAGGTGGTCCGGATGGTGGCGACGGCGGCCGTGGCGGACACGTTATTGTAAAGGGCAACGCCCAGTTATGGACGCTGCTGCACCTTAAATACCGCAAGCACGTAATTGCCGGCAACGGTGATCCGGGCAGCAGCGCCCTGTGTACCGGCAAAACCGGTCGCGACGAGATATTGGAAGTGCCCCTGGGCACTATTGCTAAAGATGCCGAAACCGGAGAAGTGATATTTGAGATATCGCACGATGGCGAAACCAAAATATTGACACCGGGCGGCCGCGGCGGATTAGGCAACTGGCATTTTAAAACGTCAACCCAACAAACTCCCCGCTTTGCGCAACCCGGCGAGCCGGGCCAGGAAGTGTGGAACATTCTCGAACTAAAATTACTTGCGGATGTAGGCTTGGTAGGCTTCCCTAACGCGGGTAAGTCAACACTGCTTTCGGTGGTATCTGCCGCCAAACCGGAGATCGCCGATTACGCTTTTACCACGTTGGTACCTAACCTGGGCATCGTATCGTATCGCGATAACAAATCATTCGTAATGGCCGATATTCCGGGCATTATCGAGGGGGCATCGCAAGGTAAAGGTTTGGGTTTCCGTTTCCTTCGCCACATAGAGCGTAACTCTGTATTATTATTCATGGTACCTGCGGATACCACACGTACCATTACCCAAGAGTATGAAATATTACAGCATGAATTACAGGAGTACAACCCCGAACTGATGCACAAACCACGTGTATTAGCAATCACCAAGTCAGACATGCTGGATGATGAGCTGACCGAGGAGATGAAACAGCAAGTACCAAAAGGCATCCCTTACGTATTCATTTCGTCAGTAGCGCAAAAAAATCTGGATAAGCTGAAGGACTTGCTTTGGCAGGCAATCAATCAGTAA
- the gap gene encoding type I glyceraldehyde-3-phosphate dehydrogenase gives MRIAINGFGRIGRIFLRNILDIPGIEVVAINDLTDTHTLAHLFKYDSVHRGFKGSVAHTDTELIINGKTIKVFAQRDPSQLPWAELDIDLVIESTGKFTSQQGAEQHLKAGAKQVIISAPPTDKSVPTVVLGVNDKQIDLTAPILSNASCTTNNVAAMVKILDDNWGIVDGYITTVHSMTGDQNLHDAPHKDLRRARAASASIIPTTTGAAKAITNIFPHLEGKLGGAGIRVPVLNGSLTDFTCSLKQDTTVEQINAAFKQAATRSMQNVLEYTEDPIVSTDILDNPHSCIFDAQLTSIVGGLVKVVGWYDNEMGYSSRLADLVVKISALKS, from the coding sequence ATGAGGATTGCTATAAATGGATTTGGGCGAATTGGCCGTATATTTTTGCGAAACATTCTTGATATACCCGGCATAGAGGTTGTCGCGATAAATGACCTGACAGATACCCATACCCTTGCTCATTTATTTAAGTATGATTCTGTGCATCGTGGCTTTAAGGGATCAGTTGCACATACCGATACTGAACTTATTATCAACGGAAAAACAATAAAAGTTTTCGCGCAGCGTGACCCATCACAACTTCCCTGGGCTGAGCTTGATATCGACCTGGTGATCGAATCAACCGGGAAGTTTACCTCACAGCAGGGTGCTGAACAACATTTAAAGGCTGGTGCTAAACAGGTAATCATCTCTGCCCCGCCAACTGATAAAAGTGTACCTACTGTAGTTCTTGGTGTTAATGATAAGCAAATTGATCTTACCGCGCCCATATTATCCAACGCATCCTGCACAACAAATAACGTGGCGGCAATGGTAAAAATACTGGATGACAACTGGGGTATTGTGGATGGTTATATCACCACCGTTCACTCCATGACGGGCGACCAAAACCTGCACGACGCTCCGCATAAAGACCTGCGGCGCGCACGCGCGGCGTCAGCATCCATCATTCCTACTACTACAGGCGCGGCGAAGGCCATTACCAATATTTTTCCGCACCTGGAAGGAAAGCTGGGCGGAGCCGGCATACGCGTTCCCGTGCTTAACGGCTCACTTACGGATTTTACCTGCAGCCTGAAGCAAGATACTACAGTTGAGCAGATCAACGCCGCATTTAAACAGGCCGCAACGCGATCAATGCAAAACGTACTGGAATACACCGAAGACCCTATCGTATCAACCGACATACTGGACAACCCGCATAGCTGCATATTTGATGCGCAGCTAACCTCCATAGTGGGCGGACTGGTAAAGGTGGTAGGCTGGTACGACAACGAGATGGGCTACTCCAGCCGCCTTGCCGACTTAGTTGTAAAAATAAGCGCCCTCAAATCATGA
- a CDS encoding GNAT family N-acetyltransferase, translated as MIKFIEVEELLAVRNEVLREGRLQLHECIFPTDEIDGAFHLGWYVDDELACIASFHPQSYGDFSGTGYQLRGMATIEKYRGKGLGNQLLNFAIVYLRGQKADYLWCNARKKALAFYHNIGFEVISPEFDVPGIGPHHVMYLRIR; from the coding sequence ATGATAAAATTCATTGAGGTTGAGGAGTTATTAGCGGTGCGCAATGAGGTATTGCGCGAAGGCAGGCTCCAGTTACATGAATGTATCTTCCCGACGGATGAAATTGACGGGGCATTTCACCTGGGCTGGTATGTTGATGATGAACTGGCTTGCATAGCATCATTCCACCCGCAAAGCTACGGCGACTTTTCCGGCACTGGTTATCAATTACGTGGTATGGCCACTATCGAAAAATATCGTGGCAAGGGGTTGGGTAACCAGTTGTTAAACTTTGCGATTGTTTACCTACGCGGCCAAAAGGCAGACTACCTGTGGTGCAATGCCCGTAAAAAAGCACTGGCTTTCTATCACAATATCGGCTTCGAGGTGATATCACCCGAGTTTGATGTACCGGGCATAGGGCCTCACCATGTAATGTATTTACGTATCAGGTAA
- a CDS encoding phosphoglycerate kinase has translation MKTIDQISFSGKKALVRVDFNVPLDGDYKITDDSRITAALPTIKKILNDGGAVILMSHLGRPKDGPTDKYSLKHIVAHLSDLLGQQVEFADDCIGEQATQKAAELEKGEVLLLENLRFYKEEEKGDKDFAEKLSKLGDVYVNDAFGTAHRAHASTAVIAQFFPEAKYFGYLMAAELDNAEKVLNNAARPFTAIMGGAKVSDKIQLIESLLEKVDNLIIGGGMAYTFVKAQGGEIGTSLLEADKLDLANELVEKAKAKGVNLILPTDCIVADKFDNNAQTAVSPNNTIKSDWMGLDIGPESREAFAKVIEESKTVLWNGPMGVFEMESFDKGTKAVADSVVKATENGAFTLIGGGDSAAAVTKFGLSNEVSYMSTGGGALLEYMEGKELPGVKAINE, from the coding sequence ATGAAAACAATTGATCAGATAAGTTTTTCGGGCAAAAAAGCCCTTGTTAGGGTTGATTTTAACGTTCCGCTTGACGGCGATTATAAAATTACCGATGATAGCCGTATTACCGCGGCATTGCCCACCATCAAAAAAATATTAAATGATGGCGGCGCGGTTATCCTGATGTCGCATCTGGGCAGGCCAAAAGATGGTCCGACTGATAAATATTCCCTAAAACATATTGTAGCGCATTTGTCTGACCTGCTGGGCCAGCAAGTTGAGTTTGCTGACGATTGCATTGGCGAACAAGCTACCCAAAAAGCTGCTGAGCTTGAAAAAGGCGAAGTGCTTTTACTGGAAAACCTGCGCTTTTACAAGGAAGAAGAAAAAGGCGACAAGGATTTTGCCGAAAAACTTTCGAAATTGGGTGATGTATACGTGAATGATGCCTTTGGTACGGCTCACCGTGCACACGCTTCAACAGCCGTTATAGCACAGTTTTTCCCTGAGGCTAAATACTTTGGTTACCTGATGGCGGCAGAGCTTGACAATGCCGAAAAAGTATTGAACAACGCAGCACGCCCTTTCACCGCTATTATGGGTGGTGCCAAGGTGTCTGACAAGATACAGCTGATCGAGTCGTTACTGGAGAAGGTAGACAACCTGATCATCGGTGGTGGTATGGCATACACTTTTGTTAAGGCGCAAGGCGGCGAAATCGGCACCTCATTATTAGAGGCCGATAAGCTTGACCTGGCTAACGAGCTGGTTGAAAAAGCTAAAGCCAAAGGCGTTAACCTGATTTTACCTACCGACTGTATAGTTGCTGATAAATTCGACAACAATGCGCAAACAGCGGTATCGCCAAATAACACTATTAAATCTGACTGGATGGGCCTGGATATCGGTCCTGAATCAAGAGAGGCATTTGCCAAGGTGATCGAAGAATCAAAAACGGTTCTGTGGAACGGCCCGATGGGTGTTTTTGAGATGGAAAGCTTTGATAAAGGCACCAAAGCGGTTGCCGACTCAGTAGTTAAAGCTACTGAAAACGGTGCTTTCACGCTGATTGGTGGCGGTGACTCAGCCGCGGCTGTAACCAAGTTCGGCCTGTCAAACGAGGTTAGCTACATGTCAACAGGTGGTGGCGCTTTGCTGGAGTACATGGAAGGCAAAGAGTTACCGGGCGTAAAAGCAATCAATGAGTAA